Proteins encoded by one window of Microcebus murinus isolate Inina chromosome 2, M.murinus_Inina_mat1.0, whole genome shotgun sequence:
- the SCYL3 gene encoding protein-associating with the carboxyl-terminal domain of ezrin isoform X4 — METVCKVTQATPEFLKSIQSVRDPASIPPEEMSPEFTTLPESYGHARDAFSFGTLVESLLTILNEQVSADVLSSFQQTLHSTLLNPNPKCRPALCTLLSHDFFRNDFLEVVNFLKSLTLKSEEEKTEFFKFLLDRVSCLSEELIASRLVPLLLNQLVFAEPVAVKSFLPHLLGPKKDHAQGETPCLLSPALFQSRVIPVLLQLFEVHEEHVRMVLLSHIEAYVEHFTQEQLKKVILPQVLLGLRDTSDSIVAITLHSLAVLVSLLGPEVVVGGERTKIFKRTAPSFTKTIDLSLEGDQFSQPIKFPMNGISDVKNISEDSGNFPSSSKKSEEWPDWSESEEPENQTVNIQIWPREPCEAVKSQCTTLHAESSSWDDCEPSNLDTKINPGGRITAAKPVTSGEQKPIPALLPLAEESKPWKSSLPQNTSLIQSRDEPDQIKPAKGLSQEKPLKVPLELGLGEEFTIQVKKKPVQDPELDWFADMIPDIKPSAAFLILPELRTEMMVPNKDDVSPMMQFSSKFAAAEITENIFSCQNKQEIMRLSEVTTATARKMDRSMS; from the exons TTTCTGAAAAGCATCCAGTCAGTAAGGGACCCAGCATCTATCCCTCCTGAAGAGATG TCTCCAGAATTCACAACTCTTCCAGAGTCTTATGGACATGCCCGGGATGCCTTTTCATTTGGAACATTGGTGGAAAGTTTGCTCACAATCTTAAATGAACAGG TTTCAGCGGATGTTCTCTCCAGCTTTCAACAGACCTTGCACTCAACTTTGCTGAATCCCAATCCAAAATGTCGGCCAGCGCTCTGCACCTTACTATCCCATGACTTCTTCAG AAATGATTTTCTCGAAGTTGTGAATTTCTTGAAAAGTTTAACATTGAAGAGTGAAGAGGAAAAAACTGAATTCTTCAA ATTTCTGCTGGACAGAGTCAGCTGCTTATCAGAGGAATTAATAGCTTCGAGGCTGGTGCCACTTCTGCTTAATCAGTTGGTGTTTGCAGAGCCAGTAGCTGTTAAGAGTTTTCTTCCTCATCTGCTTGGCCCCaaaaaag ATCATGCACAGGGAGAGACACCTTGCTTGCTCTCACCAGCCCTGTTCCAGTCTCGAGTGATCCCCGTGCTTCTCCAGCTGTTCGAGGTTCACGAGGAGCACGTGCGGATGGTGCTGCTGTCTCACATTGAGGCTTACGTGGAGCACTTCACTCAGGAGCAGCTGAAGAAAGTCATCTTGCCACAG GTATTGCTGGGCCTGCGAGATACCAGTGATTCCATTGTGGCAATTACTCTTCATAGCCTAGCAGTGCTGGTCTCTCTACTTGGACCAGAGGTGGTTGTGGGAGGAGAAAGAACCAAGATCTTCAAACGCACTGCCCCAAGTTTTACTAAAACTATTGACCTTTCCCTAGAAG GTGATCAGTTTTCTCAGCCTATTAAATTTCCCATGAATGGAATCTcagatgtgaaaaatatttcagaggaCAGCGGAAACTTCCCTTCAAGTTCTAAAAAGTCTGAGGAGTGGCCTGACTGGAGTGAGTCTGAGGAGCCTGAAAACCAAACTGTCAACATACAGATTTGGCCCAGAGAACCATGTGAAGCTGTCAAGTCCCAGTGTACTACCTTGCATGCAGAGTCGTCATCTTGGGATGATTGTGAGCCCAGCAACTTAGATACTAAAATAAATCCAGGAGGTAGAATCACTGCTGCAAAACCTGTTACCTCTGGGGAGCAGAAGCCCATTCCTGCTTTGCTTCCACTCGCTGAAGAGTCTAAGCCTTGGAAATCAAGCCTACCCCAAAACACTAGTCTTATACAAAGCAGGGATGAACCAGACCAAATCAAGCCAGCAAAAGGGTTGTCACAAGAAAAGCCCCTTAAGGTTCCTTTGGAACTTGGTTTAGGAGAGGAATTTACCATACAGGTAAAAAAGAAGCCAGTACAAGATCCTGAGTTGGATTGGTTTGCTGATATGATCCCAGACATTAAGCCTTCAGctgcttttcttattttacctGAACTGAGGACAGAAATGATGGTCCCCAACAAAGATGATGTCTCACCAATGATGCAGTTTTCCTCAAAATTTGCTGCAGCAGAGATTACTGAG